The following DNA comes from Cylindrospermopsis curvispora GIHE-G1.
CACCGCCCCAGGTTACCAAGGGTGGTTAGGTTGTCAGTCCTGCCCCACCGCCCCCAGGTTGCTAGGGGTGGTTAGGTTGTCAGTCCTGCCCCACCGCCCCCAGGTTGCTAGGGGTGGTTAGGTTAGTCAGTCCCGCCCCACCGCCTCCTATGTTGTCAATAAATAAGTTATATTTATGATTCAAAAAATATAAATTAGAAAAAAATATAAGAATTTTTATCTTAGTTTGTACATTTGTACTATAATAAAAATATAGCAAATTTACGAATCCTACTCGCTATGTTTTCTCCAGTTCAAGTTCAATTAGATGCAATTCTAAAAAATTCTAAAGTTATTGGTTTTTCAGGCTCTCGCAACCCTCAAGCTCAAGAAATTAAAGCACTGAAATATATAGTTCAAAAAGTTCCAAAAAAAGCTCAAATTTGTGTTGGTTGTGCTAATGGCATAGACAATTTAGTTGTCAGTCACTTTCCTCATGCTACCGTTTTCAAAGCTGCTAATTATGAAACTAATATTAAGGCTGCACTTGCTTTGCGCTCTACCGCTTGTGTAAAGGCTATTCCTTCCTCTTCAGAAGGTTTACTCATAGCTATTCCTTCCGGCTCCTGCCCCCACGAAGTTAAACCCTCGCGCTCTTTTTCTGGTCATGGTTCAGGCACTTGGGGCACTATTGCTATCGCGATCGGGCTAGAGAAAAGAGTATGTGTTTTTAGTCCCAACCCTCCACATTGGGTCGGGCAACAAATAGAAGAAAATTGGTGGTATCACGAACCAATATTACAACCTATTCAAATTAGTCTTTTTTAGAGTCTAAGCCCGCCAAGACGGGCTTTTGTTCTTATCTTCAAAAAAGGTATTTTTTTAGAAAAATTTTTCAAAAAACTGTTGACATTTACATGATACCATGCTATATTTAAAATGTAGTTAATAGATACCTGACCAATGAAACTATTACCTTTATCATTTTACTTACCAAAAATCGAAGATTTTGTTGAAGTCCTTTCCATCGGTTGTGAACAAATAGAAGATAAATTCTTGGTACGCATTGCGTGCAGAAATGGGTCTGGAGATATTCTTCTAATCACACCAGAAGAGTTGACTGAATTCACTCGAGAATCCCTGATACCGTTCTAAATAAATAAAAGTAGGTGACAACTAGTATCACCTACTTTAAAAAATTATTTTTAGAATGGGTAAAAAACGTGCATTAACGGCTGCCAGTCCACAGCCTTTAAGAGAGGATAAATCGGGGAAGATACCTGACCAAAGGATTCCCCGATTGGCTTTTCAACCAATAGGATGCTAACACAATGATTAACCAAAGACAAGAACAACTCAAAAAAATCATTTCTGAACTCAAAAAGCCATTGGATCCAGAACTACACCAAATTAGAGATTTGCCAGGAGGTGGAAAGTGGGTCTATCTAAGCTGGCAGGTAATCCGTGAAAGATTAGATCAAGTTTGTCCCGATTGGACTTTAGATTATTCGGAGATTACAACAATCGAAAATCACGCTTTTTGCAGATGTGGCTTGACGATTCTCGATGTAAGAAAGGAGGCTTTTGGGAACGTAACAATCTCTGTGAAGTCTGCTCAAGGAAAGGAAATAACTCGAGGTAGCTTTGGAGACCGTGTCACAGCAGAAGCATTTAAGAATGCAGCTGAACAGTGGGGAATTGGCAGATATATTGATGATCAAGTTGGTACTGTAAGATACTTACTACAGCACGTAGACATGTTGAGAGAAGATATCAAGAGGTCTTTAAAATTATTGGCAAACGAGTATAAAATCAAAGTTCTCCCCCACAATCAAGATATCTCTACTAATGTAGAAAAAATATCTGACGAGCAAGTAAAGAAGATTTGGTTCTTAATACGAAATGAGTTTGGATTATCCAACGATGATGTAAAAGCAACTCTAGAATCTTTTAAGTTCAATGGAACTAGAGATATTCCGAAAAAGGAATATAATAACTTTATTGATAGACTAAGGAGTTTATCATTACAGAAGCAAGCTAGTTAAAAAAAATGGGAAGTGGGGACATTTTATCTTAAAAATAACAAGGATAAAAATATGGCTAGACCTGGTGGAAACCCTGAACTAAAAAAATATCAATTTTCTTGTGAAGGAGAACCAAACAATGCACAACTTCGCTTATGGGTTACTAAAT
Coding sequences within:
- a CDS encoding Rad52/Rad22 family DNA repair protein: MINQRQEQLKKIISELKKPLDPELHQIRDLPGGGKWVYLSWQVIRERLDQVCPDWTLDYSEITTIENHAFCRCGLTILDVRKEAFGNVTISVKSAQGKEITRGSFGDRVTAEAFKNAAEQWGIGRYIDDQVGTVRYLLQHVDMLREDIKRSLKLLANEYKIKVLPHNQDISTNVEKISDEQVKKIWFLIRNEFGLSNDDVKATLESFKFNGTRDIPKKEYNNFIDRLRSLSLQKQAS